A window from Bubalus kerabau isolate K-KA32 ecotype Philippines breed swamp buffalo chromosome 5, PCC_UOA_SB_1v2, whole genome shotgun sequence encodes these proteins:
- the FBXO28 gene encoding F-box only protein 28 isoform X2, whose product MAAASEERMAEEGGGGHGDGGSPSAIASTQRLPPPPPPQPPQPGSQAPPAPALAPDQLPQNNTLVALPIVAIENILSFMSYDEISQLRLVCKRMDLVCQRMLNQGFLKVERYHNLCQKQVKAQLPRRESERRNHSLARHADILAAVETRLSLLNMTFMKYVDSNLCCFIPGKFQDRLQP is encoded by the exons ATGGCGGCGGCGTCGGAGGAGCGGATGGCTGAGGAAGGAGGCGGCGGTCACGGCGACGGCGGCTCCCCTTCGGCCATCGCCTCTACCCAGCGACTgcccccaccgcccccgccccagcccccgcAGCCGGGGTCCCAGGCGCCCCCAGCCCCGGCGCTGGCTCCGGACCAGCTGCCTCAAAACAACACGCTGGTGGCGCTGCCCATCGTAGCCATCGAGAACATCCTCAGCTTTATGTCCTACGACGAAATTAGCCAGCTCCGTCTG GTTTGTAAAAGAATGGACTTGGTCTGCCAGAGAATGTTGAATCAGGGATTTCTAAAGGTGGAAAGGTACCATAATCTATGTCAGAAACAAGTTAAAGCACAACTCCCAAG gagaGAGTCAGAAAGGAGAAACCATTCATTAGCTCGGCATGCAGACATCCTCGCTGCTGTTGAAACAAGGCTGTCATTATTAAATATGACTTTCATGAAGTATGTGGACTCCAATCTCTGTTGCTTCATACCAGGAAAG